In the Telopea speciosissima isolate NSW1024214 ecotype Mountain lineage chromosome 2, Tspe_v1, whole genome shotgun sequence genome, one interval contains:
- the LOC122652171 gene encoding eukaryotic translation initiation factor 3 subunit J-A — MEDWEDEPAPPVIKKEIPKNMWDDEDADENDVKDSWEDEDEPTPAPAPEPPAEKMSKEPVKKAIEKKGKAVEVSKQAPAPVPLDPVAEKLRQQRLEEEADYKSTTELFAKRGDEKTLDNFIPKSESDFIEYAELVSHKLRPYEKSFHYIGLLKAVMRLSMTSLKAADAKEVASSVTAIANEKLKAEKEANAGKKKPGAKKKQLHVDKADDDVVVDGYDAMDDYDFM, encoded by the exons ATGGAGGACTGGG AGGATGAGCCAGCCCCTCCCGTTATTAAGAAGGAAATACCTAAGAATATGTGGGATGATGAAGATGCAGATGAGAATGATGTGAAAGATTCTTGGGAGGATGAAGATGAACCTACTCCG GCACCTGCACCCGAACCTCCTGCAGAAAAGATGTCAAAAGAACCTGTGAAGAAAGCTattgaaaagaaaggaaaggctGTTGAAGTATCAAAACAAGCACCTGCTCCAGTGCCTCTAGACCCAGTGGCAGAGAAGCTTCGCCAGCAAAG ACTTGAGGAAGAAGCTGATTATAAATCCACCACGGAACTGTTTGCTAAGAGAGGTGACGAGAAGACTCTTGATAATTTCATACCCAAATCCGAAAGTGACTTCATAGAGTATGCAGAGCTTGTTTCTCATAAACTTAGGCCATATGAG AAAAGCTTCCATTACATTGGCCTACTCAAGGCAGTGATGAGACTATCAATGACTTCTCTTAAAGCAGCAGATGCAAAAGAAGTTGCTTCATCAGTAACGGCAATTGCAAATGAAAAGCTCAAGGCGGAGAAAGAAGCCAATGCTGGTAAAAAGAAGCCAG GTGCAAAGAAGAAGCAGCTTCATGTAGATAAGGCAGATGATGATGTGGTTGTTGATGGATATGATGCTATGGATGACTATGACTTCATGTAA